A genomic stretch from Lathyrus oleraceus cultivar Zhongwan6 chromosome 2, CAAS_Psat_ZW6_1.0, whole genome shotgun sequence includes:
- the LOC127120035 gene encoding serine acetyltransferase 2, whose product MACITRHSYHSRLPKMVSEKPFPLSPSPRLDKVFPVYAMGLPDPLPHSILDGSDPIWEAVKLEAKLEAEKEPVLSSFLYASVLSHECLEQVLAFVVANRLQSPTLLATQLMDIMSNVIMHDKGIQRAIRLDAQAFKERDPACLSYCTVILYMKGFHALQVHRVAHVLWHQGRTILAQALQSRVSEVFAIDIHPAAKIGEGILLDHGTGVVIGETAVIGNRVSLMQGVTLGGTGKDTSDRHPKIGEGALIGAGSTILGNIKVGEGVMIAAGSLVLKDAPPRSIVAGIPAKVIGGLREHDPALTMKHDATRPFFTDVAVNIIDEKFSGGKNQDKKEANT is encoded by the exons ATGGCTTGCATAACTCGCCACAGTTATCATTCTCGACTCCCCAAAATGGTGTCTGAGAAACCCTTCCCTCTCTCTCCCTCTCCCCGTCTCGACAAAGTTTTTCCTGTTTACGCTATGGGTTTACCCGACCCGCTTCCTCATTCCATCCTTGACGGGTCGGACCCCATTTGGGAAGCTGTCAAACTAGAAGCCAAGCTCGAG GCTGAAAAGGAACCGGTGTTGAGTAGCTTTTTGTATGCCAGTGTTCTATCACATGAATGTTTGGAGCAAGTACTGGCTTTTGTGGTTGCCAATCGTCTTCAAAGTCCTACTCTTTTGGCTACACAGCTCATGGACATAATGTCCAATGTCATCATGCATGACAAAGGGATTCAGCGAGCCATTCGCCTTGATGCGCAG GCATTCAAAGAAAGGGACCCTGCATGTTTGTCATATTGCACTGTAATTTTGTATATGAAG GGTTTCCATGCGCTGCAAGTCCATCGAGTAGCACATGTATTATGGCACCAGGGACGCACAATCTTGGCCCAGGCTTTGCAAAGCCGTGTTAGCGAG GTTTTTGCAATCGACATTCATCCTG CTGCGAAAATCGGGGAGGGAATTTTATTAGATCATGGGACAGGCGTGGTTATTGGTGAAACTGCTGTTATTGGAAACAGAGTTTCATTAATGCAA GGTGTAACATTGGGAGGCACGGGGAAGGATACAAGTGATCGTCATCCCAAAATAGGCGAAGGGGCACTGATTGGAGCTGGTTCAACTATACTCGGAAATATAAAAGTTGGAGAAGGTGTGATGATCGCTGCGGGCTCCCTCGTATTAAAAGATGCCCCTCCCCGCAG CATTGTGGCAGGAATACCGGCAAAAGTTATTGGTGGTCTAAGGGAGCATGACCCGGCTTTAACCATGAAACATG ATGCTACAAGACCATTTTTCACTGATGTAGCTGTTAACATTATAGATGAAAAATTCAGTG GAGGAAAGAATCAAGACAAAAAGGAAGCAAACACTTGA